DNA sequence from the Desulfovibrio litoralis DSM 11393 genome:
TTGTATGAAATTAATCAGCCCCGAGTCAGTTTGGAATATTCTTAACAATTACTTATAGTTGATTAGCTGTTTTTCATATGCCTTACAAGCTCTTGAAGGTGTTGAGCCTGTGTTGCCAAGCTAGCGATAGAATCAGCGGCTTCGTTCATGGTATGTGAGGTTTGAGACGCTATTTCGCTGACATGAGTAATAGAGCGATTAATTTCTTCGCTACTTGAAGATTGCTCTTCGCTTGCCGTCGCAATAGAACTCACCTGTAGGGCGGTAGAATCTGCCATGCCAAGAATATCTTGCAATACCGAACCTGAGGAATCGGCAAGAGAGGTGGTTGTTTCTATAGTTTGAACAGTTAAATCAACCTGTTTCATATTTTTCACCGCTGACTCTTGAATACTCTTTATAGCATTGCCAACATCAGAGGTAGAAGACATTGTTTTTTCGGCAAGTTTACGCACTTCGTCGGCAACAACCGCAAATCCTCGTCCGGCTTCTCCCGCTCTTGCGGCTTCGATAGCTGCATTTAACGCAAGCAGGTTAGTTTGGTCGGCAATATCGGAAATTACGCCCATAATCTGGTTAATCGATTGTGCGTGGTTTGATAAAACATTCATATCTTCTTTTAACGATACTGATTGTTTTTGAACATTACGAATGCTCTCAACAACTTTTTGAACAATATGAACGCCCTCTTCGGCTTTTTCTCGTGTATTGCTTGAAACTTGAGACGTAGCGGAAGCGTTTTTGGCAACTTCCATTACAGTACTGTTCATTTCTTCCATCGCAGTTGCCGCCTCACTTACTCGAGCAGATTGATCTTCCGCTCCGTGTTGAGACGTAGCTATTTGGGTTGAAAGGCGATCAACCGCAGAAGAAATAACGGATATAGACTCTTCAAGCTGCATAGCTGCGGAGCGCATTCCGTCGCTCTTGGCTTTTTCTGCCAGTTCTTTTGCTTTTTCTGCCTCAGCCGTAGCTTGTTTTGCCAGTTCTGTTTGCTGTGCGGCATCGTTGGTTTTTTGATTAGCAAGAGCAATATTTTCTCTTAACGAGTTTAACATGGCTTTTATACTTGAGTAAGTTTCTGTTATTTCACCTTTATTGACAAACTCTTGTTGTATTTTATCAAGATTAAGATTTATGTCTCCGCCTGCAACTTGTCTTGCAGCAAAAGCAAGCGAACCAAGAGGTCTAGAAACATAAAAACGCAATAATAAAAACATTGCAACACTTAATACAAATAATACAAAGATCATGGCTAAAACGCTAGATTTAACTGCCGGTGCTATTTTTTCCGCAAAATAATTTTTATCAATCGAGAAAAAAGTACGCCAACCTGTTTTTTTATTTAAAAGAATGGTAACAACCTTATCAACATTTTCCCATGTATAGCTAAGACTGCCCTCGTTCATTTGCATTGCTTTTTTTCCCCAATCAAAATCGTTAATATTGACTTTTCCAATATTTTCGGCGACCGGGTGAGCTAAAAAAATTCCATTTTGTGAAGCAATGAAAGGATAGCCTTCTTGACCAACATGCACATTTTTAATCATTTCATCAGAAAAAACATGAGCGGGAACAGCAGCGAAAATAGCCCCCGCCGTACGCCCATTAACTTCAACGGGAACAGCAATAC
Encoded proteins:
- a CDS encoding methyl-accepting chemotaxis protein, which encodes MKLGLLGKVLIPVLIVITFVTGIGFYWSYSVSKNAIETIVMEELEALNELLSRNIDTFVTAVQRDLDNLSHFSFITAVLNGNANSLPDLQRLIERFVTDFVYAETVVVVDDKGVVISSTDKKILGQSLASRGYIQTALRGTVSVSEVFTSSASGNTVFCIAVPVEVNGRTAGAIFAAVPAHVFSDEMIKNVHVGQEGYPFIASQNGIFLAHPVAENIGKVNINDFDWGKKAMQMNEGSLSYTWENVDKVVTILLNKKTGWRTFFSIDKNYFAEKIAPAVKSSVLAMIFVLFVLSVAMFLLLRFYVSRPLGSLAFAARQVAGGDINLNLDKIQQEFVNKGEITETYSSIKAMLNSLRENIALANQKTNDAAQQTELAKQATAEAEKAKELAEKAKSDGMRSAAMQLEESISVISSAVDRLSTQIATSQHGAEDQSARVSEAATAMEEMNSTVMEVAKNASATSQVSSNTREKAEEGVHIVQKVVESIRNVQKQSVSLKEDMNVLSNHAQSINQIMGVISDIADQTNLLALNAAIEAARAGEAGRGFAVVADEVRKLAEKTMSSTSDVGNAIKSIQESAVKNMKQVDLTVQTIETTTSLADSSGSVLQDILGMADSTALQVSSIATASEEQSSSSEEINRSITHVSEIASQTSHTMNEAADSIASLATQAQHLQELVRHMKNS